The Pedobacter mucosus genome window below encodes:
- a CDS encoding bifunctional folylpolyglutamate synthase/dihydrofolate synthase, whose product MFTRIGAAALKKDITNTVILCEALDNPQNKFKSIHVAGTNGKGSTSHMLASILQAQGYKTGLYTSPHLKDFRERIRINGKMISKLEVTSFIKQQQKLIEKTEPSFFEVTVALAFDYFAKHQVDIAVIEVGLGGRLDSTNIIRPEISVITNISLDHTNILGNTIEEIAGEKAGIIKQNIPVVIGETQEISSQVFLKKASEFNAPIAFADQVLAVKDYVLKNNKLSLSVYQNEDIKFKNLQSDLTGIYQHKNILTVLETFKILNDISEIKVSDSSILAGLKTVKKSTGLQGRWQLLQKKPRVVCDTGHNEAGIIEVLKNINQTPHEKLHIVFGMVNDKEISKILSLLPKHATYYFCKPNLERGLASEEMKKQAAVFGLIGESFDSVISAKNTAISAAADNDLVFIGGSTFVVAEVL is encoded by the coding sequence ATGTTTACTCGAATAGGTGCTGCAGCCTTAAAAAAAGATATAACCAACACGGTTATACTTTGTGAAGCTTTAGATAATCCGCAAAACAAATTTAAATCTATTCATGTTGCCGGCACAAACGGAAAAGGCTCAACTTCCCACATGTTGGCGTCCATTTTACAAGCGCAAGGCTACAAAACGGGTCTTTATACCTCACCTCATTTAAAAGATTTTCGGGAGCGCATCCGCATTAACGGAAAAATGATTAGTAAATTAGAGGTAACATCTTTTATTAAACAACAACAAAAATTAATAGAAAAAACAGAGCCTTCATTTTTTGAAGTAACTGTTGCATTGGCTTTTGATTATTTCGCAAAGCACCAGGTTGATATAGCCGTAATTGAAGTCGGCCTCGGTGGAAGATTAGATTCCACAAATATCATTCGGCCAGAAATATCAGTCATTACAAATATTAGTTTAGATCATACTAACATTTTAGGAAATACGATTGAGGAAATCGCTGGTGAAAAAGCTGGAATAATTAAACAAAATATCCCAGTAGTTATAGGTGAAACACAAGAAATTTCCTCGCAGGTATTTTTAAAAAAAGCTTCAGAATTCAACGCCCCAATTGCTTTCGCTGATCAAGTTTTAGCTGTGAAGGATTATGTTTTGAAGAATAACAAACTTTCCCTATCAGTATATCAGAATGAAGACATTAAATTTAAAAATCTTCAATCTGACTTAACAGGTATTTATCAGCACAAAAATATTTTAACAGTTTTAGAAACCTTTAAAATTTTAAACGATATTTCAGAAATTAAGGTCTCAGACAGTAGTATTTTAGCAGGTTTAAAAACCGTAAAAAAATCAACAGGCTTACAAGGTCGGTGGCAACTATTACAAAAAAAACCTCGCGTAGTTTGCGATACCGGGCATAATGAAGCTGGTATAATTGAAGTTCTTAAAAATATTAATCAAACACCTCACGAAAAACTTCATATCGTTTTTGGAATGGTAAATGATAAAGAAATTTCTAAAATATTATCGTTATTACCTAAACACGCCACATACTATTTTTGCAAGCCTAATTTAGAACGCGGATTAGCATCTGAAGAAATGAAAAAGCAAGCCGCAGTATTTGGCTTAATTGGTGAAAGTTTCGATTCTGTTATAAGTGCAAAAAATACTGCAATCTCAGCAGCAGCTGATAACGACTTGGTTTTTATTGGAGGAAGCACATTTGTAGTTGCTGAAGTGTTGTAA